The sequence AGTGTGCTTCGAGCCGAGACATTGGTGACGCTGGACTTCACTTCCCGCATCATCGACTTCTTCACAGTGCACAGCACACGGCCCGAGGATGGTGCGTGCCCTGCCGTACCCTACCCTTTCCCAGCCCCACCTGGTGCCCTCTGCCACCTATGGCTGTGCTCACCCCATACTCCCTCCGTCCCACAGAATTTGATGACCCCCAGGCCCTGGCTGTGCTGCTGGAAGAGGAGCTGGTGGTGCTGGACCTGCAGACTCCTGGCTGGCCAGCTGTGCCTGCCCCATACCTGGCCCCGCTGCACTCCTCTGCAATCACTTGCTCGGCCCACGTGGCCAGTGTCCCCGCCAAGCTGTGGGCCCGCATTGTGAGCGCTGGCGAGCAGCAGAGCCCCCAGCCTGTCTCCAGTGCCTTGGTGTGTGCGGCGATCAGGGGGGTCTTACAGGGTGGAGTCTTGAGGAGGGGGAGAGTTTCAGTTCTAAGCCCGGAGGTCAGAATGTGCCATACTCGGGGTGAGAGGGAGAAGATGTTCGTCCTAACCTTGTGCATACATCTCTGCCACCCCCTCCCAGAGCTGGCCCATCACTGGGGGCCGAAACCTGGCCCAGGAGCCGTCACAGCGAGGGCTGCTGCTGACGGGGTAGGTGTGCGTGCTTATGTGGGTGAGTGGGCCCCTTGCTGTTGGGGGAGAGCCCATCCTGGGCCTGGTGGGTGCAGAGGTGCCAGGAGACTCAGGCCTGGCCCCTGGTGGGACCAGGTAGTTCCTCCTTGCCCAAGGTGGTTTGGAATGAAACCTCCCTGGACCTTGGTTCAAGGTGCTGCCCTGATCTGCCTTTTGGCCTGGAACTGAGCTCTACCAAACCCCAGGGCTCCACCCGCCCAGCCTGCCTGCCCTGGGACTGGAAAATCTGGGCTGGCCCACGCTGAGCTGCCCAGGGAAGGTGCCAGAGAGCCCAGCGTGGGCCTGGCGGGCGCTGACGTGCCCAGTGACTCAGGTCTCAActtcctgccctgcccccactccCGCCTGTGCTGGGACCCTCAGGCCTCTGACTCTGGTGTGCCCTTCCCTGCTGAAGAGCTTGCCGTGGCTTTCAGGGCTGCTGGAATGAGTCTCAACCACCCCCACAGTCACACACCTCTCACGCCCTGGCTCTGGGCTTTCACCACCGCCTGGGGCCCTGCTTGGACTCTGCAGCTGTGTCCCAAGGCTGCGCCCTAGATTTGTCTactccttcccctgccccctccctgctttCTCCCGGCCTCTGTAGTCTTCCTGCTCCTCCACCTACGTGGCTGCCTTGGGCCCCATGCAGCTCCTCCCCCGGGATGCCCCATGCTCTGTTCTGTGACTGCCTTACTCTTGATCACCTCTGATGGCTGCTCCAGTGCAGGCAGAACCCCCAAAGTCCTCTGTTCTCTACATGTCCCCCTTTGCCACCTCCTGTTAATCAGGGTGGTCATTTCCACCTTGTTTGGTTTAAAGGCTCCAGGTGCATATGGTGCATGTGGCCTGGCCTATAACAGGTGCACAGTGTACCTGTGCTGTCTACAGTAGGTGCCTATTGTTTTTTGTAAAAGTAGGATTCCGGTCAGTGTTTGGCACGTGCAGTAGGTGCTTAGTGAGTGGTTATCAGATGAGTGAATGGAGGGGCGTGCAGGCCTCCCAGGAACTCGGGTAGCCCTGACATCTGCCCTCCCTGCAGCCATGAGGACGGCACCGTGAGGTTCTGGGATGCCTCGGGTGTGGCGCTGCGGCCGCTCTATAAGCTGAGCACAGCTGGCCTCTTCCAGACAGACTGTGAGCACGCTGACAGCCTGGCCCAGGCTGCCGAGGACGACTGGCCACCCTTCCGCAAGGTGGGCCCCTCCCCTGGCCCTGATGAGCTGGTCCTGACCCCGCCTGGACTCATTACTCCTTCCCATCCCTCTAGGTGGGCTGCTTCGATCCCTACAGTGACGATCCCCGGCTTGGCGTGCAGAAGGTTGCTCTCTGCAAGTATACAGCCCAGATGGTGGTGGCTGGCACTGCAGGCCAGGTAGGGCTGGGTGTCCCCTGGGTTGGAGATGTCAGGGAGGGCTTTCTGGAAGAGATGAGCTGGAGGGTCTGGTGGAAAGGGAGATGGACTGGCACAGGCAAAAGCCAAGGTGGGAATAGGGCTCTGGGTGGGGCTGGCTGGGGTGAGGACAGATGGGAAGTGGGCCTGTCGCTGGGGGAACCACAGTGTTGAGAGGAGGGAACTCATGTCAGTGCTGTGCTCCGGCACTCACATGACATACAGGAGGTGCTCAATGTGTCCTTATTGCTAAATGGGAGATAGAGGCTCAGGGTAAGGGTGGACACTTTGCCCTCAGAGGGCAGGGACTAGTGTGTCTTGGTCACCACTGTGTTCCTTGTGCTCAGCCAGGGCCTTGGTATACAGTAGGCATTCAGTGAGTGCTTGTTTAGCTGATGAACTGAAGACAGTCCTAGAACCACCTTGGTGGTGGCTGGGGCTGCTTCAGAGGCTCCAGGCTGAGTGGGGCCCAGGGCGGCCCCTCCCCTGCGCTGATGCTCCCCCTGCCTGGCTGTGGGCTCAGGTGCTGGTACTGGAGCTTAGTGATGTGCCGGTGGAGCAGGCGGTCAGCGTGGCCATCATAGACCTCCTCCAGGACCGCGAGGGCTTCACATGGAAGGGCCACGAGCGGCTGAGCCCACGCACGGGGCCGCTGCCCTGGCCTGCTGGCTTCCAGCCCCGTGTCCTGGTGCAGTGCCTGCCGCCAGCTGCTGTAACCGCTGTCACACTCCACACCGAGTGGAGCCTCGTGGCTTTTGGCACCAGTCATGGCTTTGGCCTCTTCGACTACCAGCGCAAGAGCCCTGTGCTGGCCAGGTGTGTGGGGTGGGGCCGGCTGGGCAGTTGGAGCCCCCAGCGAGATGGGGTCTGGGCTTCCGTTTCCACCTCTAGTGTTTGGTGTGGCAAAGGCCACTAACCTCCATTGCCCTATAAGAAATAACCTGGCAGCTCCAAGAAGGACATTCTCAGTACCACCTGCAGCTGGGTCCATAGGACTGCGCCAGAGGGGCTGTGACTCCCTGACCTGGGTGCCTCCACAGGCCAGCAGGAGTGTGGTGGCTGCCCCAGGAGGCTGCTCTATAGCACGACTGGACCCTGTCTTCCCCCAGGTGCACTCTTCACCCCAATGACTCCCTGGCCATGGAGGGTCCGCTCTCCCGGGTGAAGTCTCTCAAGAAGTCACTGCGCCAGTCTTTCCGGCGCATTCGCAAGAGTCGTGTCTCTGGCAAGAAGCGGGCTGCTAATGCCAGCAGCAAGGTGAGCTGGGGTGGGCTGCACAGGAGCTGTGCCTGTGTCCTGTGCCTTGGCCTGGCTCTGGCCTGGGACCCCTGGGGCCTGCTTAGCTCAGTGCTCCTCCCTCGGCAGCCCCTGGGCCCTCCAGAGGGATGGGTGAACTAAGCTGGGTGGTAGAGGAATGGTAACAGAACGTAGGGCGCAAAGCAGGATGCAAGCCACTGGGGTGCTAGGGAGACAGTGTTCAGGAGCCCCCGCCCGGCAGTTGCAGGAAGCCAATGCACAGCTGGCTGAGCAGGCCTGCCCCCACGACGTGGAGATGACGCCCGTGCAGCGCCGCATTGAGCCCCGCTCTGCCGATGACTCCTTGTCGGGTGTCGTGCGTTGCCTATACTTTGCCGACACATTCCTTCGAGATGgtaaggcaggggcaggggcagggacagggcaAGGGTTGGGGGGGCTGGCCTCAATTGGCCACCTGGGAGATGGGTGGTGGCAAGGGAGGTGGTGGGACTGCACCTTCCAggaggtggctgggcacggtggctcaagcctgtgagtgatcccagcactttgggaggccgaggtgggcggatcacctgaggtcaggagtttgagacccgccaggccaacatggtgaaacctcgtctctactaaaaatacaaaaattagccaggtgtggtggcgggcgcctgtaatcccagctacttgggaggctgaggcaggagaattgcttgaacgtgggaggcggaggttgcagtgagccgagatcgtaccactgcactccagcctgtgcaacagagtgagaccttctcagaaaaaaagctTACCATCCAGCTCTCCCAGGGGGACTGCTGGGTCACCCCCAGTCTCTCTGGGGGAGCTGGATGGTAAAGGATTTTTGAGTGAGCTGGGTGGGCCTCTCAgatctgagccaggagaagggagGTTGAGGCCTGGTGGATGACGGTGAGGGGCACCAGCCAGTGCCCAGGCCCCGAGCCGGGCATGTGTGTGGGCAGCTGCCCAGCCACTTGGCTGGAGTGGAGCAGGTGAGGGTCGAGGTGTGTGGTTCAGGGAGATACTGCTGCTGGCCAGAGGCTGAGGACCTGGCTTTGATTCTCAGTGGCCTGGGAGCCCTGGGAAggtcctggatttgttgattgaGTCACTGATTGATTTTGAACTTGTACAATGGGAGagtttcaaacatacacaaaaatagagaGGTGCAAAGTTGTCCCACATACCTCACATGCCTGCCACCAGCCATGTGCCCCTGCGGATTCTGCCCCCCTCCTCCACattctttgctgttttttttgccggggtattttaaatgaaaacccAGATACAAGTACTTCAGCATGTTCCTGACAGATGTCACTGACAGCCACTGCTCACATCATGCCCTGTAGAACCAATGTGAATTCCTGAGTGTCATCTGCTTGGTCTACGAGCTCAGCTTTCTGATGCCATTTATTTGTCGAGGGTCTTTGTGCAGTGGATTTTCTCACTGTCTGGATGTGGCGGGtgcagctgggggtggggggttctttgactttttgttttttttgactaCAAAGACCTAGAAGAGGAGAGCCTGGGGTTTTTAACTTGTTCCACTGGCCCGAGAAGGCCGATGGGTTCATGTTCATGGCCGGCTGGGGTTCCTGTTGGGCATGTTTTGAGTTGTGCAGACACTTAATGCCTCAGGATCCATCGGGTCATCAGGGAGCAGGTGCCGAGTCTGCTCTTGCTTCTGCTGGGCTGGGCTCTGATTCTCCACTAAAGCTTGTCACCCAGAGGTTCAGTTCACACAGGCAGAGCAGGGTCGATGGATGGTCGTCCTAGGTGTCCCCAGGCTTGGCGGCTTCCTCTGGCTGCCACGTAGGGAGCACACTGAAGACAGTGGGGGTGAAGCAGGGCTAAGACAAGGCACACCTGTCGACAGGACTAGCAAGGGGACGCAGGGGTGGAGAGAGGAGTCGGGGTCTTGTGGGGCTTGGGGCCTGAGTGATGCTAGGATGGAGCTGCGTTTACTGAGATGGGGGCTGAGGGTGCAGTGGGATGGGGCTGGAGGTCTGGTTTGGGTGCCCATCAGCATTCTGTGCAGATGCGCTACAGCTGTTCGGGCCTCTGCAGGAGGGCTGCATCCTGGGCTCCGACTGCAGTCAGCAGCATAGAGCTGGGGTCTCAGGCCTCGAGGCTGGAGGTCACCAGGGAGGCATGGGGCAGGAGGGAATCAGCCCTGAGTCCCAGGGTGTCATAGTTAGGAAGCAGGGCTAcaagagaggcagggagggaccTGCAGTCTGTGGGAAGACCCCAGGGGAGATGCCTGGCCCACAGGGAGCACCCTCCTACGCGCTTGTTTTCTGCAGGGGCCCACCACGGGCCCACCATGTGGGCTGGCACCAACTCAGGCTCTGTGTTCGCCTATGCACTGGAGGTGCCGGCAGCAGCAGTGGGTGGTGAGAAGCGGCCTGAGCAAGCGGTGGAGGCCGTGCTGGGCAAGGAGGTGCAGCTGATGCACCGGGCGCCTGTGGTGGCCATTGCCGTGTTGGACGGGCGTGGCCGCCCACTGCCCGAGCCCTACGAGGCCTCACGGGACCTGGCGCAGGCACCTGACATGCAGGGTGGTCACGCTGTGCTCATCGCATCTGAGGAGCAGTTCAAGGTGAGCCACTGTGGGCTGTGGGGGACTCTGGGGGACTCCCCTCCAGGCCCCAACCTCATGGACACCATTGGACCCTCAAGAAACCCTTCCTGCCTGTATCCCCCACTGTTGGGACCCTAATTCCCTTGCACCCCAGAAAACACTCCCAGCCAGCAGAGAACTCCTACCCAAGAACCCTGATGCCCCCTCAGCCTGCTGAGTTCCCCTGGGAGGGCAGGAATCTAGTCCTATCTCACTGTGCCACACAAGGCTCCTGTACTGGGCCCAGACCCCTGAGCCCAGTCCCCAGGGGCTCTGCCTCGAAAGAACTCGAGGTTTGATGGGGATACCAGCTGCATAACCTTGGCATAACTCTGTGATTGATTTTGTCACAGATCGAGAGAGGGCCTGGGAGGTTTCTGGAGTACAGTGTGAAGTCTGGAGTTTAGTGGGGCAGCCAGGTGTACAGGCACGGGAGGCCACGTAGCATGCAGCTGGGCTTTGTGGTGGGGGCTGTTGGGTCAGCAGCCACGAGGGTGAGGGGCCCTGGGGACGAGGACAGGGCCAGGCTTTGTGCTCACCAGCCACCTGCTGTCAGGTGTTCACACTGCCCAAGGTGAGCGCGAAGACCAAGTTCAAGCTGACGGCCCATGAGGGCTGTCGTGTGCGCAAGGTGGCACTGGCCACGTTTGCCAGTGTGGCCTGCGAGGACTATGCTGAGACCTGCCTGGCCTGCCTCACCAACCTGGGTGACGTCCACGTCTTCTCGGTGCCTGGCCTGCGGCCCCAGGTGCACTATTCCTGCATCCGGAAGGAGGACATCAGCGGCATCGCTTCGTGCGTCTTTACGCGCCATGGCCAGGGTGAGGCGGGGCAGAGGCCGAGGAGGCCTTCCTCAGGCGAGCGAACTGAGTGGGACCAGTACTGCTTGGGAGCAGGAAGGGCACTCCAGGTGGGCACAGGCCCAGGCCACGGAGGAGCTGTGGTTGGTGGTATCTTCTAACTGCACTCCTCATTCTTCTGCCCACCCAGGCTTTTACCTGATATCCCCATCAGAATTTGAACGCTTCTCCCTAAGTGCCCGGAACATCACAGAGCCGCTCTGCTCTCTGGACATTAACTGGCCCCGCGATGCCACCCAGGCCAGGTGTGTGGAGGGGCAGCTCCTAGCCTGGGGGACCTGTGCCCAGGGCCAGGTCTCATCCCACCCCCGAGATCTGCcttccctgggctcaggagtggGAGGGCAAGGATCTAGCGTGCcagcctcaagtcatccacctatGGTCCCCATCATGGCCCCATCTCTGCAGTTACAGGATCCGAGAGTCACCCAAGCTGAGCCAGGCTAACGGGACCCCAAGCATCCTGCTGGCCCCACAGAGCCTTGATGGAAGCCCTGATCCAGCCCACAGCATGGGACCTGGTGAGGGGGGCATGAAAGGGGTCCAGACCCTGGCCCCACGGTGCCCTGGGGGAGGGAGTCGGGACTCACATAGCTCAGGGATCGGGCAGGCTTCTGTAGGAGATGGGTGGTTGTGTGCTCACTGGTGCCACCCCTCACCATGGGCTGCCTTATGGGTCTGTGTCCCTAGGCCCCCAGGTGCAGAGGGTGCTAAGGGTCCTGGTAGGGGCTGATGACTTGCTCCCTGTAGACACCCCGGAGCCACCCGAGGCTGCACTCTCACCCATGTCCATCGACTCAGCCACCAGTGCTGACACCACGCTGGACACGACAGGGGACGTCACAGTGGAAGATGTGAAGGATTTCCTGGGGTGAGGCTGGTGGGCAGGTCCACAGGGGGGGCTGCCCTGTCCCCTAGGCCTCCGTCCCCAGGGCTGCCAGGggctcccccgcccccacccctgaGCACCATCCCCATCTCGCAGCTCCTCTGAGGAGTCAGAGAAGAACCTGAGGAACCTGGCAGAAGACGAGGCCCACGCCTGTGCCATCCTGATCAAATGAggtgctgcaggggtggggccctggTCCTCACCACTGGTGACGTCCACCCCCTTCAGCCCGTCTGGGTACCATTTGGCCCTGGTCTTCTACCTGAGACCCTGGCAGGCCCATGTGATGGCACTCTCTGAAACCTGGCTGCCTTCCATGGAGTGCCTCAATTGGGGACTTCTGGTGCTCACACAGACACCAGTGTCATGGTTGGGTATTAGAAAAGCAGGGCCAGCCCCTCAGCCCTTGCATGTGACAGGTGGTGGTTAGGACAAGaccagatttgttttgttttgttttgttttgttttgtttttgagacggagtcttgctctgtcgcccaggctggagtgcagtggcgtgatcttggctcactgc comes from Homo sapiens chromosome 17, GRCh38.p14 Primary Assembly and encodes:
- the LLGL1 gene encoding lethal(2) giant larvae protein homolog 1 isoform X2, translating into MMKFRFRRQGADPQREKLKQELFAFNKTVEHGFPNQPSALAFDPELRIMAIGTRSGAVKIYGAPGVEFTGLHRDAATVTQMHFLTGQGRLLSLLDDSSLHLWEIVHHNGCAHLEEALSFQLPSRPGFDGASAPLSLTRVTVVLLVAASDIAALGTEGSSVFFLDVTTLTLLEGQTLAPGEVLRSVPDDYRCGKALGPVESLQGHLRDPTKILIGYSRGLLVIWNQASQCVDHIFLGNQLESLCWGRDSSTVVSSHSDGSYAVWSVDAGSFPTLQPTVATTPYGPFPCKAINKILWRNCESGGHFIIFSGGMPRASYGDRHCVSVLRAETLVTLDFTSRIIDFFTVHSTRPEDEFDDPQALAVLLEEELVVLDLQTPGWPAVPAPYLAPLHSSAITCSAHVASVPAKLWARIVSAGEQQSPQPVSSALSWPITGGRNLAQEPSQRGLLLTGHEDGTVRFWDASGVALRPLYKLSTAGLFQTDCEHADSLAQAAEDDWPPFRKVGCFDPYSDDPRLGVQKVALCKYTAQMVVAGTAGQVLVLELSDVPVEQAVSVAIIDLLQDREGFTWKGHERLSPRTGPLPWPAGFQPRVLVQCLPPAAVTAVTLHTEWSLVAFGTSHGFGLFDYQRKSPVLARCTLHPNDSLAMEGPLSRVKSLKKSLRQSFRRIRKSRVSGKKRAANASSKLQEANAQLAEQACPHDVEMTPVQRRIEPRSADDSLSGVVRCLYFADTFLRDGAHHGPTMWAGTNSGSVFAYALEVPAAAVGGEKRPEQAVEAVLGKEVQLMHRAPVVAIAVLDGRGRPLPEPYEASRDLAQAPDMQGGHAVLIASEEQFKVFTLPKVSAKTKFKLTAHEGCRVRKVALATFASVACEDYAETCLACLTNLGDVHVFSVPGLRPQVHYSCIRKEDISGIASCVFTRHGQGFYLISPSEFERFSLSARNITEPLCSLDINWPRDATQASYRIRESPKLSQANGTPSILLAPQSLDGSPDPAHSMGPGPQVQRVLRVLVGADDLLPVDTPEPPEAALSPMSIDSATSADTTLDTTGDVTVEDVKDFLGKARTIPTSTCPARSWSAGSLAPAWPLNIEPRLLTCRLHWDLLSCPA
- the LLGL1 gene encoding lethal(2) giant larvae protein homolog 1 isoform X8; protein product: MMKFRFRRQGADPQREKLKQELFAFNKTVEHGFPNQPSALAFDPELRIMAIGTRSGAVKIYGAPGVEFTGLHRDAATVTQMHFLTGQGRLLSLLDDSSLHLWEIVHHNGCAHLEEALSFQLPSRPGFDGASAPLSLTRVTVVLLVAASDIAALGTEGSSVFFLDVTTLTLLEGQTLAPGEVLRSVPDDYRCGKALGPVESLQGHLRDPTKILIGYSRGLLVIWNQASQCVDHIFLGNQQLESLCWGRDSSTVVSSHSDGSYAVWSVDAGSFPTLQPTVATTPYGPFPCKAINKILWRNCESGGHFIIFSGGMPRASYGDRHCVSVLRAETLVTLDFTSRIIDFFTVHSTRPEDEFDDPQALAVLLEEELVVLDLQTPGWPAVPAPYLAPLHSSAITCSAHVASVPAKLWARIVSAGEQQSPQPVSSALSWPITGGRNLAQEPSQRGLLLTGHEDGTVRFWDASGVALRPLYKLSTAGLFQTDCEHADSLAQAAEDDWPPFRKVGCFDPYSDDPRLGVQKVALCKYTAQMVVAGTAGQVLVLELSDVPVEQAVSVAIIDLLQDREGFTWKGHERLSPRTGPLPWPAGFQPRVLVQCLPPAAVTAVTLHTEWSLVAFGTSHGFGLFDYQRKSPVLARCTLHPNDSLAMEGPLSRVKSLKKSLRQSFRRIRKSRVSGKKRAANASSKEANAQLAEQACPHDVEMTPVQRRIEPRSADDSLSGVVRCLYFADTFLRDGAHHGPTMWAGTNSGSVFAYALEVPAAAVGGEKRPEQAVEAVLGKEVQLMHRAPVVAIAVLDGRGRPLPEPYEASRDLAQAPDMQGGHAVLIASEEQFKVFTLPKVSAKTKFKLTAHEGCRVRKVALATFASVACEDYAETCLACLTNLGDVHVFSVPGLRPQVHYSCIRKEDISGIASCVFTRHGQGFYLISPSEFERFSLSARNITEPLCSLDINWPRDATQASYRIRESPKLSQANGTPSILLAPQSLDGSPDPAHSMGPDTPEPPEAALSPMSIDSATSADTTLDTTGDVTVEDVKDFLGKARTIPTSTCPARSWSAGSLAPAWPLNIEPRLLTCRLHWDLLSCPA
- the LLGL1 gene encoding lethal(2) giant larvae protein homolog 1 isoform X14, translating into MMKFRFRRQGADPQREKLKQELFAFNKTVEHGFPNQPSALAFDPELRIMAIGTRSGAVKIYGAPGVEFTGLHRDAATVTQMHFLTGQGRLLSLLDDSSLHLWEIVHHNGCAHLEEALSFQLPSRPGFDGASAPLSLTRVTVVLLVAASDIAALGTEGSSVFFLDVTTLTLLEGQTLAPGEVLRSVPDDYRCGKALGPVESLQGHLRDPTKILIGYSRGLLVIWNQASQCVDHIFLGNQLESLCWGRDSSTVVSSHSDGSYAVWSVDAGSFPTLQPTVATTPYGPFPCKAINKILWRNCESGGHFIIFSGGMPRASYGDRHCVSVLRAETLVTLDFTSRIIDFFTVHSTRPEDEFDDPQALAVLLEEELVVLDLQTPGWPAVPAPYLAPLHSSAITCSAHVASVPAKLWARIVSAGEQQSPQPVSSALSWPITGGRNLAQEPSQRGLLLTGHEDGTVRFWDASGVALRPLYKLSTAGLFQTDCEHADSLAQAAEDDWPPFRKVGCFDPYSDDPRLGVQKVALCKYTAQMVVAGTAGQVLVLELSDVPVEQAVSVAIIDLLQDREGFTWKGHERLSPRTGPLPWPAGFQPRVLVQCLPPAAVTAVTLHTEWSLVAFGTSHGFGLFDYQRKSPVLARCTLHPNDSLAMEGPLSRVKSLKKSLRQSFRRIRKSRVSGKKRAANASSKEANAQLAEQACPHDVEMTPVQRRIEPRSADDSLSGVVRCLYFADTFLRDGAHHGPTMWAGTNSGSVFAYALEVPAAAVGGEKRPEQAVEAVLGKEVQLMHRAPVVAIAVLDGRGRPLPEPYEASRDLAQAPDMQGGHAVLIASEEQFKVFTLPKVSAKTKFKLTAHEGCRVRKVALATFASVACEDYAETCLACLTNLGDVHVFSVPGLRPQVHYSCIRKEDISGIASCVFTRHGQGFYLISPSEFERFSLSARNITEPLCSLDINWPRDATQASYRIRESPKLSQANGTPSILLAPQSLDGSPDPAHSMGPDTPEPPEAALSPMSIDSATSADTTLDTTGDVTVEDVKDFLGSSEESEKNLRNLAEDEAHACAILIK
- the LLGL1 gene encoding lethal(2) giant larvae protein homolog 1 isoform X6, which produces MMKFRFRRQGADPQREKLKQELFAFNKTVEHGFPNQPSALAFDPELRIMAIGTRSGAVKIYGAPGVEFTGLHRDAATVTQMHFLTGQGRLLSLLDDSSLHLWEIVHHNGCAHLEEALSFQLPSRPGFDGASAPLSLTRVTVVLLVAASDIAALGTEGSSVFFLDVTTLTLLEGQTLAPGEVLRSVPDDYRCGKALGPVESLQGHLRDPTKILIGYSRGLLVIWNQASQCVDHIFLGNQLESLCWGRDSSTVVSSHSDGSYAVWSVDAGSFPTLQPTVATTPYGPFPCKAINKILWRNCESGGHFIIFSGGMPRASYGDRHCVSVLRAETLVTLDFTSRIIDFFTVHSTRPEDEFDDPQALAVLLEEELVVLDLQTPGWPAVPAPYLAPLHSSAITCSAHVASVPAKLWARIVSAGEQQSPQPVSSALSWPITGGRNLAQEPSQRGLLLTGHEDGTVRFWDASGVALRPLYKLSTAGLFQTDCEHADSLAQAAEDDWPPFRKVGCFDPYSDDPRLGVQKVALCKYTAQMVVAGTAGQVLVLELSDVPVEQAVSVAIIDLLQDREGFTWKGHERLSPRTGPLPWPAGFQPRVLVQCLPPAAVTAVTLHTEWSLVAFGTSHGFGLFDYQRKSPVLARCTLHPNDSLAMEGPLSRVKSLKKSLRQSFRRIRKSRVSGKKRAANASSKLQEANAQLAEQACPHDVEMTPVQRRIEPRSADDSLSGVVRCLYFADTFLRDGAHHGPTMWAGTNSGSVFAYALEVPAAAVGGEKRPEQAVEAVLGKEVQLMHRAPVVAIAVLDGRGRPLPEPYEASRDLAQAPDMQGGHAVLIASEEQFKVFTLPKVSAKTKFKLTAHEGCRVRKVALATFASVACEDYAETCLACLTNLGDVHVFSVPGLRPQVHYSCIRKEDISGIASCVFTRHGQGFYLISPSEFERFSLSARNITEPLCSLDINWPRDATQASYRIRESPKLSQANGTPSILLAPQSLDGSPDPAHSMGPDTPEPPEAALSPMSIDSATSADTTLDTTGDVTVEDVKDFLGKARTIPTSTCPARSWSAGSLAPAWPLNIEPRLLTCRLHWDLLSCPA